Proteins from a genomic interval of Asticcacaulis sp. AND118:
- a CDS encoding DUF418 domain-containing protein, with protein MTTARQPALDYIRGFALLGILIVNAPAFGWPLEVYMNPARATVALTEADRQVWWIIHTFFESKCLTLFAMLFGISLFLVGQKDDPATPVTRTVRFRRLVWLAAIGVAHGAAIWVGDILLMYALCGLFFVLTIRTPHLLRWGFVAWLIGGLMVVGSGLILSFVPREELGKAISGSDGLNFADTLRLMQGGFAQSLHANFVMWAMSIFSQIAVFAPKVIGLMMIGLGLYRVGYFDPKKTGWHLGAVVVGAAALAVIGWQNLIILRENFPEPQIYGSHRAAAEFFSIFVSMGYASALMLISRVPVLKGVNALLSPVGRMAFTNYLSQSLIMTAVFYGGRGLGLYGQVSLSHMVPIVLGIWLFQIVFSAVWLKAFRYGPFEWVWRCLSHGRWVAIR; from the coding sequence CCGGCGCGGGCGACGGTCGCGCTGACCGAGGCCGACCGTCAGGTCTGGTGGATCATCCATACCTTTTTCGAATCCAAGTGCCTGACCCTGTTTGCCATGCTGTTCGGGATCAGCCTGTTTCTGGTCGGGCAAAAGGACGACCCCGCGACGCCGGTGACCCGGACCGTGCGCTTTCGCCGACTGGTCTGGCTGGCGGCTATCGGGGTGGCGCACGGCGCGGCCATCTGGGTCGGGGATATTCTTTTGATGTATGCCCTGTGCGGTCTGTTCTTCGTCCTGACCATCCGCACGCCGCACCTGCTGCGCTGGGGGTTTGTGGCGTGGCTGATCGGCGGGCTGATGGTGGTGGGGTCTGGCCTCATACTGAGCTTTGTGCCGCGCGAGGAACTGGGCAAGGCGATCAGCGGCAGCGACGGCCTGAACTTCGCTGACACCTTGCGCCTGATGCAGGGCGGTTTCGCGCAGTCCCTGCACGCCAATTTCGTCATGTGGGCGATGAGCATTTTTTCGCAGATCGCTGTCTTCGCACCCAAGGTCATCGGCCTGATGATGATCGGGCTGGGGCTCTACAGGGTCGGTTATTTCGACCCGAAGAAGACGGGCTGGCATCTGGGCGCCGTGGTCGTCGGCGCGGCGGCATTGGCGGTGATAGGTTGGCAGAATCTGATCATCCTGCGCGAAAACTTTCCTGAGCCGCAAATCTACGGCTCGCACCGGGCGGCGGCGGAGTTTTTCAGTATTTTCGTCAGTATGGGTTACGCCAGCGCCCTGATGCTGATCAGTCGTGTGCCGGTTTTGAAGGGCGTCAATGCCCTGCTGAGCCCGGTGGGGCGCATGGCCTTCACCAACTATCTCAGCCAGTCGCTGATCATGACGGCGGTGTTCTATGGCGGGCGCGGGTTGGGGCTATACGGGCAGGTGTCGCTGTCGCATATGGTGCCGATCGTGCTCGGCATCTGGCTGTTCCAGATCGTGTTCAGCGCCGTGTGGTTGAAGGCGTTTCGCTATGGTCCGTTCGAGTGGGTCTGGCGGTGTCTGAGCCACGGCCGCTGGGTGGCTATTCGCTAA